One window of Pseudomonas sp. FP198 genomic DNA carries:
- a CDS encoding type II toxin-antitoxin system Phd/YefM family antitoxin: MNELVQVNMHEAKSQLSQLAERAWHGDKVVIAKAGKPYLDLLPHIDSPRARKPGRLKGKIRMSADFDKTPDDIIDGFEGSL; this comes from the coding sequence ATGAATGAACTGGTGCAAGTGAATATGCACGAAGCGAAGTCCCAGCTTTCCCAGCTTGCTGAGCGTGCATGGCATGGCGACAAGGTTGTAATCGCCAAGGCTGGTAAGCCTTATCTGGATCTGCTGCCTCATATCGATTCACCTCGGGCGCGCAAGCCTGGGCGGTTAAAAGGAAAGATTCGGATGTCTGCGGATTTTGACAAGACTCCCGATGACATCATCGATGGATTTGAGGGCAGTTTATGA
- a CDS encoding antibiotic biosynthesis monooxygenase codes for MSAHYYAVIFTSLRTEGDQGYAEAAERMLALAREQPGFLDVESARGDDGWGITVSYWRDEAAILAWKQHPEHSAIRERGRSTWYSQCHTRVCKVERDYAFQRQT; via the coding sequence ATGAGCGCCCATTATTACGCAGTGATCTTCACCTCCCTGCGTACCGAGGGGGACCAAGGCTACGCCGAAGCCGCCGAGCGCATGCTCGCCCTTGCCCGGGAGCAGCCTGGATTTTTAGACGTCGAATCGGCCCGTGGCGATGATGGCTGGGGGATCACCGTGTCCTACTGGCGCGATGAAGCAGCGATCCTGGCCTGGAAGCAGCATCCCGAGCACAGCGCGATCCGTGAGCGCGGTCGCTCCACCTGGTACAGCCAATGCCATACGCGGGTGTGCAAGGTCGAACGGGACTATGCCTTCCAACGCCAAACCTGA
- a CDS encoding LysR family transcriptional regulator — protein sequence MLIPARHYKLAFTQSILAFIQVLNAATQYRLGYPDLSLILALVRGGSLARAGRLLEVDVSTVFRSVRRLEAALGQPLFEKSRSGYLPTSLAQALAEQAERAEQALEAARVGVEQGGNVVSGTVRLTCTDSVLQALLLPALARFMPAYPALTLELSTTNDFANLSRRDADIALRLTRTPPGHLVGRKLGPVVYRVCAGATYLSSANADDLAAMTWIAPDDFLPDHPTVAWRRQHLPGVVPAYRCSSMLSVTELVRAGLGVAALPDFLVDGNQGLTPIGEPLAGYDTALWLLTRPDCRALRSVVALFDELGRNLRLN from the coding sequence TTGTTGATTCCTGCTCGCCACTATAAATTGGCGTTCACGCAATCAATATTGGCGTTTATCCAAGTGCTCAATGCAGCGACGCAATATCGCCTCGGTTATCCCGACTTATCCTTGATCCTGGCGCTGGTCCGTGGCGGCTCGCTGGCCCGGGCCGGGCGGCTGCTGGAAGTGGATGTGTCGACGGTCTTCCGCTCGGTGCGCCGTCTGGAGGCGGCGCTGGGCCAGCCCTTGTTCGAGAAAAGCCGTTCCGGATATTTACCCACGAGCCTCGCGCAGGCATTGGCCGAGCAGGCCGAGCGCGCCGAGCAGGCGCTGGAGGCCGCGCGTGTCGGGGTGGAGCAGGGCGGCAACGTGGTCAGCGGCACAGTACGCCTGACCTGTACCGACTCGGTGCTGCAGGCATTGTTGCTGCCCGCGTTGGCGCGGTTCATGCCCGCCTATCCGGCCCTGACCCTGGAACTGAGCACCACGAACGACTTCGCCAACCTGAGCCGTCGCGATGCGGATATTGCCTTGCGGTTGACCCGCACGCCGCCGGGGCATCTGGTGGGTCGAAAACTGGGCCCCGTGGTTTACCGGGTGTGTGCCGGCGCCACGTATTTGTCCTCGGCCAATGCGGATGACCTTGCCGCCATGACCTGGATCGCGCCGGACGATTTCCTGCCGGATCACCCTACCGTTGCCTGGCGCCGCCAGCACTTGCCAGGCGTGGTGCCTGCCTATCGCTGCAGCAGCATGCTCTCGGTGACTGAACTGGTGCGGGCCGGTCTGGGCGTTGCGGCGCTGCCGGATTTCCTGGTCGATGGCAACCAGGGCCTGACGCCCATTGGCGAGCCTTTGGCCGGGTATGACACGGCGCTCTGGCTGCTGACCCGGCCGGATTGCCGCGCGTTGCGCTCGGTGGTTGCGCTGTTTGACGAGCTGGGGCGCAACCTGCGGCTGAACTGA
- a CDS encoding MBL fold metallo-hydrolase encodes MTTPSFRTDNPSSRHEQGKFRNHAFTPREGFGTTLRVIWNMIFHKPRTTRPAGTIEVKPLTRDVLLAAPNHSVFRLGHSTVLLKLRDKFWLTDPVFAERASPVQWAGPKRFHQPPISLEELPPIEAVILSHDHYDHLDHQAILKLAAKTRHFLAPLGVGDTLIKWGVDASKVRQLDWWQGTEVAGIEFIATPSQHFSGRGLFDSNSTLWSSWVMIDGATRIFFSGDTGYFDGFKRIGEQYGPFDLTLMETGAYNVDWPHVHMQPEQTLQAHIDLKGRWLLPIHNGTFDLAMHAWYEPFDRILALAWERNVSITTPQMGEAFNLAQPQRGRAWWLDVEPSAYQNQTGVA; translated from the coding sequence ATGACCACTCCCTCGTTTCGCACCGACAACCCCTCATCGCGGCATGAGCAAGGCAAGTTTCGCAATCATGCCTTCACTCCGCGCGAAGGATTCGGTACGACCCTGCGCGTCATCTGGAACATGATTTTTCACAAGCCGCGAACCACACGGCCCGCAGGCACCATCGAGGTCAAGCCGCTGACCCGGGACGTTCTGCTGGCCGCGCCGAACCACAGCGTCTTCCGCCTCGGCCATTCCACGGTGCTGCTCAAGCTGCGAGACAAGTTCTGGCTGACCGATCCGGTGTTCGCCGAGCGTGCCTCACCCGTGCAGTGGGCCGGTCCGAAGCGTTTTCACCAGCCGCCCATCAGCCTGGAAGAATTGCCGCCGATCGAAGCGGTGATCCTGTCCCACGATCATTACGACCACCTCGATCATCAGGCCATCCTCAAGCTGGCGGCCAAGACTCGGCACTTCCTCGCGCCTCTAGGCGTGGGCGACACCCTGATCAAATGGGGCGTCGATGCCAGCAAGGTGCGTCAGCTGGATTGGTGGCAAGGCACCGAGGTGGCCGGTATCGAGTTCATCGCGACGCCATCCCAGCACTTTTCCGGGCGCGGCCTGTTCGACAGCAACAGCACCTTATGGTCGTCCTGGGTCATGATCGATGGCGCCACGCGGATCTTCTTCAGTGGCGACACCGGTTACTTCGACGGCTTCAAACGCATCGGCGAGCAATACGGCCCCTTTGACCTGACGCTGATGGAAACCGGCGCCTATAACGTCGACTGGCCCCACGTCCACATGCAGCCGGAGCAGACCCTGCAAGCACATATCGACCTGAAGGGCCGCTGGCTGCTGCCGATCCACAACGGCACGTTCGACCTGGCGATGCACGCCTGGTATGAACCCTTCGACCGCATCCTGGCCCTGGCCTGGGAGCGCAACGTCAGCATCACCACGCCGCAAATGGGCGAGGCCTTCAACCTGGCGCAACCGCAACGGGGGCGCGCCTGGTGGCTGGACGTGGAGCCCTCGGCTTATCAAAACCAGACCGGCGTGGCGTGA
- a CDS encoding DNA-binding protein: MTKKIRTKAFESIHSSAEALLKIGAIDMATMREFDEVCMAEVPAEISDSEESPALRAGPQNHQ; this comes from the coding sequence ATGACGAAAAAAATAAGAACTAAGGCCTTCGAGTCGATTCACAGCTCGGCCGAAGCGCTGCTGAAAATCGGCGCTATCGACATGGCCACTATGCGGGAGTTTGACGAGGTCTGCATGGCTGAAGTACCTGCTGAAATCTCAGATTCAGAAGAATCGCCTGCCCTCAGAGCTGGTCCTCAAAACCATCAATAG
- a CDS encoding TetR/AcrR family transcriptional regulator — translation MTVPQRLTERKREAILQAAIAEFRSSGFEITSMDKIAATAGVSKRTVYNHFPSKEELFAEILNRLWNSITAEQLTPYNPQAPLRDQLRTLLQAKLQMLADENFLDLARIAIAATIHSPERAQDMVARMGEREEGLTVWVRMAQADGRLKPVDPAFAAQQMHGLIKTFAFWPQISMGQPSLAPHEQAQVIESALDMFLACYQR, via the coding sequence ATGACCGTACCGCAACGCCTTACCGAGCGAAAACGCGAAGCTATCCTCCAGGCGGCGATTGCCGAATTCCGCAGCAGCGGCTTCGAGATCACCAGCATGGACAAGATCGCGGCGACCGCGGGGGTGTCCAAGCGCACGGTGTATAACCACTTCCCAAGCAAGGAAGAGCTGTTCGCCGAGATTCTCAATCGGTTGTGGAACAGCATCACGGCGGAACAGCTCACGCCTTACAACCCGCAAGCCCCACTGCGCGATCAGCTGCGAACGCTGCTTCAAGCCAAACTGCAGATGCTGGCCGACGAGAATTTTCTCGACCTGGCGCGCATCGCCATCGCCGCCACGATTCATTCCCCCGAGCGGGCCCAGGACATGGTTGCGCGCATGGGCGAGCGTGAAGAAGGCCTGACCGTCTGGGTTCGCATGGCCCAGGCCGATGGCCGGCTGAAACCCGTCGACCCGGCATTCGCGGCCCAGCAGATGCATGGGCTGATCAAGACGTTCGCTTTCTGGCCGCAGATCTCCATGGGCCAACCAAGCCTGGCGCCCCATGAGCAGGCGCAGGTGATCGAATCGGCACTGGACATGTTCCTCGCCTGCTACCAGCGCTGA
- a CDS encoding transporter, whose amino-acid sequence MNHSIDQSHRDPDLFGLLYGFRFRPGERGREIDSAQALRCLQQPEDADEFLWLHLNLAHAACERWMKNHLALPEEFFEALHEGSRSTRIEHVDSALLAVVNDVVFNLSNLVSSDVSTLWVCVHSRLIISARLQPLHSVDKLRSSVKAGECFRSPLELLVHLLRDQGEVLTQIVRKTSLSVDQIEDQLLSSRVSNNRAELGSQRRILVRLQRLLALEPGSLLRLLNRPPQWLQKEDVKELRKSTEEFALIINDLTALGERIKLLQEEIAANLNEQSNRTLFTLTVVTVLALPINIIAGFFGMNVGGVPLADDAHGFWILVALVATFTLIAGRWAFRKRRDY is encoded by the coding sequence ATGAATCACAGCATTGATCAAAGCCACCGCGATCCGGATCTGTTCGGCCTGCTCTACGGGTTTCGCTTCCGTCCCGGCGAACGCGGGCGAGAGATCGATTCGGCCCAGGCCCTGCGATGCCTGCAGCAACCGGAGGACGCCGACGAATTCCTCTGGCTGCATCTGAACCTGGCTCATGCCGCTTGCGAGCGCTGGATGAAAAACCACCTGGCCTTGCCCGAGGAGTTTTTCGAAGCCCTGCACGAAGGCTCGCGCTCGACCCGCATCGAGCATGTGGACTCGGCCTTGTTGGCCGTGGTCAACGATGTGGTATTCAACCTCAGCAACCTGGTGTCGTCGGACGTGTCCACCTTGTGGGTTTGCGTTCACAGTCGGCTGATCATCAGCGCACGCCTGCAGCCATTACACTCGGTGGACAAGCTGCGTTCGTCAGTCAAGGCTGGCGAGTGCTTCCGTTCGCCGCTGGAACTGCTCGTGCATCTGCTGCGTGACCAGGGCGAAGTGCTGACCCAGATCGTGCGCAAGACCAGCCTCAGCGTCGACCAGATCGAAGACCAGTTGCTGTCCTCGCGGGTGTCCAACAACCGCGCCGAACTGGGTAGCCAACGGCGGATACTGGTGCGTCTGCAACGCCTGCTGGCATTGGAGCCGGGTTCGTTGCTGCGGCTGCTCAATCGCCCGCCACAATGGTTGCAGAAAGAAGACGTCAAGGAGCTGCGCAAATCCACCGAGGAGTTCGCCCTGATCATCAACGACCTCACCGCGTTGGGCGAGCGGATCAAGTTGCTGCAGGAGGAAATCGCCGCCAACCTCAATGAACAGAGCAACCGCACGCTGTTCACCTTGACGGTGGTCACGGTGCTGGCCTTGCCCATCAACATCATTGCCGGTTTTTTTGGCATGAATGTCGGCGGCGTGCCGCTGGCCGATGATGCCCACGGCTTCTGGATTCTCGTCGCACTGGTGGCGACGTTCACCCTGATCGCCGGGCGCTGGGCGTTTCGCAAGCGCCGGGATTATTGA
- a CDS encoding DUF2025 family protein: protein MRTTSTLICQAADQLRGFVGLNRKTGQYIVRFSEDSFGMDVAADGIIPTCEFVWAPVTDGTMALRRERIQLLLDQNIDDRINLTEPLRVYMARQDLPEIVAVRQLVDG, encoded by the coding sequence ATGCGCACCACTTCGACACTCATCTGCCAGGCCGCCGACCAGCTCAGGGGCTTCGTCGGCCTGAATCGCAAGACCGGCCAATACATCGTGCGTTTCAGCGAAGATTCCTTTGGCATGGACGTGGCCGCCGACGGCATCATCCCCACCTGCGAATTTGTCTGGGCCCCGGTAACGGACGGCACCATGGCGCTCAGGCGCGAGCGAATCCAGCTGTTGCTGGACCAGAACATCGACGACCGGATCAACCTTACCGAACCGCTGCGGGTGTACATGGCCCGCCAGGACTTGCCGGAAATCGTGGCGGTGCGGCAGTTGGTCGACGGTTGA
- a CDS encoding type II toxin-antitoxin system VapC family toxin — protein sequence MRRLLLDTHAFLWWLSDDPALGAEARQIMGESRNQVLVSAASIWEISIKQAKGMLEAPEDLEALVEDEGFTKLPISLFHGQQAGKLPEIHRDPFDRMLIAQAQAEGLELVTADGIIPQYGVRVVSARL from the coding sequence ATGAGGCGTCTGTTGTTAGATACCCATGCATTCCTTTGGTGGCTCTCCGATGATCCTGCTCTGGGCGCAGAAGCTCGGCAAATAATGGGCGAGTCACGTAATCAGGTCTTGGTGAGCGCCGCTTCGATCTGGGAGATATCGATCAAACAGGCTAAAGGGATGCTTGAAGCTCCAGAGGATCTTGAGGCGCTCGTTGAGGACGAGGGTTTTACCAAACTGCCGATTTCATTGTTCCATGGTCAGCAGGCGGGCAAGTTACCGGAAATTCATCGCGATCCATTTGATCGTATGTTGATTGCCCAGGCTCAGGCGGAAGGACTGGAGTTAGTCACCGCGGACGGGATTATTCCGCAGTACGGGGTGCGGGTGGTTTCGGCGCGGTTGTGA
- a CDS encoding MFS transporter, translated as MPDSQRPLAVTLQVVSIVLFTFIGYLNIGIPLAVLPGFVHGELGFGAVIAGLVISVQYLATLLSRPYAGRIIDNLGSKRAVMFGLAGCGLSGVFMLVSAWTAGMPALSLGSLLVGRLVLGSAESLVGSGSIGWGIGRVGAANTAKVISWNGIASYGALAIGAPLGVWLVRSLGLWSMGVSIILLAMLGLALAWPKTAAPIVTGERLPFMHVLGRVLPHGCGLALGSIGFGTIATFITLYYATRHWDNAVLCLSLFGASFIGARLLFGNLINRLGGFRVAIACLSVETLGLLLLWLAPDAQWALAGAALSGFGFSLVFPALGVEAVNLVPASSRGAAVGAYSLFIDLSLGITGPLAGAIAAGFGFASIFLFAALAALGGLALSVYLYRQAPRYREERDRH; from the coding sequence ATGCCAGATTCCCAGCGCCCCTTGGCGGTCACGCTGCAAGTCGTCTCCATCGTCCTGTTCACCTTCATCGGCTATCTGAACATCGGTATTCCCTTGGCCGTACTGCCCGGCTTCGTCCATGGCGAGCTGGGTTTCGGTGCGGTGATCGCCGGGCTGGTCATCAGCGTGCAGTATCTGGCCACCCTCCTCAGCCGGCCTTATGCGGGGCGCATCATCGACAACCTGGGCAGCAAGCGGGCGGTCATGTTCGGCCTGGCCGGATGTGGCCTGAGCGGCGTGTTCATGCTGGTCTCGGCCTGGACCGCGGGCATGCCGGCCCTGAGCCTGGGCAGCCTGCTGGTCGGACGCCTGGTGCTGGGCAGCGCGGAAAGCCTGGTGGGCTCCGGCTCGATTGGCTGGGGCATCGGCCGGGTCGGCGCGGCCAATACCGCCAAGGTGATTTCCTGGAACGGTATCGCCAGTTATGGCGCGCTGGCGATCGGCGCGCCGCTGGGGGTCTGGCTGGTCAGATCCCTGGGGCTGTGGAGCATGGGCGTGAGCATCATTCTGCTGGCGATGCTCGGGCTGGCATTGGCCTGGCCGAAAACCGCCGCGCCGATCGTCACCGGCGAACGCCTGCCGTTCATGCATGTGCTCGGACGCGTGCTGCCGCATGGTTGCGGCCTGGCCTTGGGCTCCATCGGTTTTGGCACCATCGCCACCTTCATCACCTTGTACTACGCCACCCGGCATTGGGATAACGCCGTGCTCTGCCTGAGTCTCTTCGGTGCGAGTTTCATCGGTGCGCGTTTGCTGTTCGGCAACCTGATCAACCGTCTCGGTGGCTTCCGGGTGGCGATCGCCTGCCTCTCGGTGGAAACCCTGGGCCTGTTGCTGTTGTGGCTGGCGCCGGATGCGCAGTGGGCCCTGGCGGGGGCTGCGTTGAGTGGTTTCGGGTTTTCGCTGGTATTCCCGGCGCTGGGGGTGGAAGCGGTCAACCTGGTACCGGCCTCCAGCCGTGGGGCGGCAGTGGGCGCCTATTCACTGTTCATCGATTTGTCGTTGGGCATCACCGGTCCGTTGGCCGGCGCGATTGCCGCGGGTTTCGGCTTTGCCTCGATCTTTCTGTTCGCCGCGCTGGCAGCCCTCGGTGGGCTGGCATTGAGCGTCTACCTGTATCGCCAGGCCCCTCGGTATCGCGAGGAGCGGGACAGGCACTAG
- a CDS encoding methyl-accepting chemotaxis protein produces the protein MFLQKSLKAQILALLSGSLLAMLLIALASFHFLSDGIQNYRNLIDGPLRASQLIDEANLQFKVQVQEWKNVLLRGKQPADLEKYWKQFEDRQRDVQGILGELIKHGGVPAQIKTRIERLRGEHAQLGAAYQKGRDAFVTAGGDAAAGDAAVKGVDRATSEQMSELVVELHKLGDEQSALISAGADRTILLGTVIMLVSGVLIGLLSLWLVNRNLVQPIRNLIEYVTQLSRGRFAERVSSTRQDELGDLALAANTLRDFLAETFTRLQRSATELDSASGELNAIASLMSQGTSEQFERTDQVATAMNEMSATAQEVARHAADAAQAADDADHSAQQGEKVMQGTIHTITQMRGEIANTATVIRRLEADSGRIGKVLEVIRGIAEQTNLLALNAAIEAARAGEAGRGFAVVADEVRSLAQRTASSIIEINQIIQTVQTGAVDAAQAIESGQSRSEESVEQVTQAGEMLERITHAVEAIRDMNRQIATAAEEQTSVAEDISRNLTEITCIASTNLDNVQRTEAASRDLHGLSGQLNEVTARLSA, from the coding sequence ATGTTTTTACAAAAATCCCTGAAAGCCCAGATCCTGGCGTTGCTGAGCGGCAGCTTGCTGGCAATGCTGCTGATCGCCCTGGCGTCCTTCCATTTCCTTTCCGATGGCATCCAGAATTATCGCAACCTGATCGACGGGCCGTTGCGTGCGTCGCAATTGATCGACGAGGCCAACCTGCAATTCAAGGTCCAGGTCCAGGAATGGAAAAACGTGTTGCTACGTGGCAAGCAGCCGGCGGACCTGGAGAAATACTGGAAGCAATTCGAAGACCGTCAGCGTGATGTCCAGGGGATCCTTGGCGAGCTGATCAAACACGGCGGTGTTCCGGCTCAGATCAAGACGCGCATCGAGCGCCTGCGAGGCGAACATGCCCAACTGGGCGCAGCCTATCAAAAGGGTCGTGATGCGTTTGTAACGGCCGGCGGCGACGCGGCGGCAGGTGATGCCGCGGTCAAGGGCGTGGACCGTGCAACCAGCGAGCAGATGAGCGAGCTGGTGGTCGAGCTGCACAAACTGGGTGATGAGCAGTCGGCGCTGATCAGTGCCGGTGCCGATCGCACGATCCTGCTGGGGACGGTGATCATGCTCGTCTCGGGAGTGCTGATCGGGTTGCTGAGCCTGTGGCTGGTCAACCGCAACCTGGTGCAGCCGATCCGTAACCTGATCGAATACGTGACGCAACTGAGCCGCGGGCGTTTCGCCGAGCGTGTGTCGAGCACGCGCCAGGATGAGCTGGGCGACCTGGCCCTTGCGGCCAACACGTTGCGCGATTTCCTTGCCGAAACCTTTACCCGCCTGCAACGCAGCGCCACCGAGCTGGACAGCGCCAGCGGTGAGTTGAACGCCATCGCCAGCCTGATGAGCCAGGGCACCAGCGAGCAATTCGAACGCACCGATCAGGTGGCGACGGCGATGAACGAAATGTCCGCCACCGCCCAGGAAGTTGCCCGCCACGCCGCCGATGCGGCGCAGGCAGCCGATGACGCCGATCATTCGGCGCAGCAGGGCGAGAAAGTGATGCAAGGCACTATTCACACGATCACGCAGATGCGCGGCGAAATTGCCAACACGGCCACGGTGATCCGTCGTCTGGAAGCCGATAGCGGGCGCATCGGCAAGGTACTGGAAGTGATCCGCGGGATCGCCGAACAAACCAACCTGCTGGCTCTCAACGCCGCCATCGAGGCCGCTCGGGCCGGTGAGGCGGGGCGTGGTTTTGCGGTAGTGGCCGATGAGGTGCGCAGTCTGGCTCAGCGCACGGCCTCGTCAATCATCGAGATCAATCAGATCATCCAGACCGTCCAGACCGGGGCGGTGGACGCGGCCCAAGCCATCGAAAGCGGGCAGTCGCGCAGTGAAGAAAGTGTCGAACAGGTAACCCAGGCCGGCGAGATGCTTGAGCGCATCACCCACGCAGTCGAAGCGATTCGCGACATGAACCGCCAGATCGCCACGGCGGCGGAAGAGCAGACCTCGGTGGCCGAGGACATCTCCCGCAACCTGACGGAAATCACCTGCATCGCCAGCACCAACCTGGACAATGTGCAGCGCACCGAAGCGGCGAGCCGTGATCTGCACGGGTTGTCCGGGCAGTTGAATGAAGTGACGGCGCGGTTGAGTGCTTGA
- a CDS encoding PepSY domain-containing protein, translating to MKTLTALFTAAALTLTAGLAQADVRIDQVPQLVKDGKIKSLESMNAEALKLHPGATITDTDLDNHFNGYEYEVELKTADGKEFDVDFDATTGKVLSNKQDT from the coding sequence ATGAAAACTTTGACTGCCCTGTTCACCGCTGCCGCCCTGACCCTCACCGCCGGCCTGGCCCAGGCTGATGTACGAATCGACCAGGTTCCTCAATTGGTCAAGGACGGCAAGATCAAGTCGCTGGAATCGATGAATGCCGAAGCCCTGAAGTTGCACCCAGGCGCTACCATCACCGATACCGACCTGGACAATCACTTTAATGGCTACGAATATGAAGTGGAACTGAAAACCGCCGATGGCAAAGAGTTCGACGTTGATTTCGATGCAACCACCGGCAAAGTCCTGAGCAATAAACAAGATACTTAA
- a CDS encoding glycerophosphodiester phosphodiesterase, whose amino-acid sequence MPVTFTRSALMLSLMLGFGPAHAAEVPSPKALATQQGIPHPAVIAHRGASFDAPESTAAAYKLARDLGADYLELDLQRSKDGVLFVLHDDSLLRTTDVATKFPERKDSTANQFTMAELKTLDAGSWFNAAYPERARPAFVGLKILTLDEVINIAEGNPQQKPGLYIETKEPKLFPGIERDLKDKLQDRGWLSPSGSKLAKRALGVGQGKGKVVLQTFEKSSLELLHKEMPKVPKILLLWVGEGNIEPKSKVPFAESGETDKALYYAKQEPKDKAEFEKWVQYAKAQGAIGTGPSAALTHGGSQSYSDLVKPWMNQYTHDQGLLVHVYTVDEPVDFKKVMDAGVDGIFTNRASELLKYFKRPETGSVTQLLQKNGY is encoded by the coding sequence ATGCCCGTCACCTTTACCCGTAGCGCGTTGATGCTGAGCCTGATGCTCGGTTTCGGCCCGGCACACGCCGCCGAAGTGCCAAGTCCCAAGGCCCTGGCAACCCAGCAGGGCATCCCCCATCCCGCGGTCATCGCCCATCGCGGCGCCTCGTTCGATGCGCCGGAGTCCACCGCCGCGGCCTACAAGCTGGCCCGTGACCTGGGCGCTGATTATCTTGAGCTCGACCTGCAACGCAGCAAGGATGGCGTGCTGTTCGTCCTGCACGACGACAGCCTGCTACGCACCACCGATGTCGCCACCAAGTTCCCCGAGCGCAAGGACAGCACCGCCAACCAATTCACCATGGCCGAACTCAAGACGCTGGACGCCGGCAGCTGGTTCAACGCGGCCTACCCGGAGCGCGCGCGTCCTGCCTTTGTCGGCCTGAAGATCCTGACCCTGGATGAGGTCATCAATATCGCCGAGGGCAACCCGCAACAGAAGCCGGGGCTTTACATCGAAACCAAGGAACCGAAGCTGTTCCCGGGCATCGAGCGCGACCTGAAGGACAAGCTCCAGGACCGTGGCTGGCTGAGCCCGTCCGGTTCCAAGCTGGCCAAGCGCGCCCTCGGTGTGGGCCAGGGCAAAGGCAAGGTGGTATTGCAGACCTTCGAAAAGAGCAGCCTGGAACTGCTGCACAAGGAAATGCCCAAGGTGCCGAAAATCCTCTTGCTGTGGGTCGGCGAAGGCAATATCGAGCCCAAGTCCAAGGTGCCGTTTGCCGAGTCCGGCGAGACCGACAAGGCGCTCTACTACGCGAAACAGGAGCCCAAGGACAAGGCCGAATTCGAAAAATGGGTCCAGTACGCCAAGGCCCAGGGCGCCATCGGCACCGGCCCGTCGGCAGCATTGACCCATGGCGGCAGCCAGAGTTATTCGGATCTGGTGAAACCCTGGATGAACCAGTACACCCATGACCAGGGTTTGCTGGTGCATGTCTATACGGTGGATGAGCCGGTGGACTTCAAGAAAGTCATGGATGCCGGCGTGGATGGCATTTTCACCAACCGGGCCAGCGAATTGCTCAAGTACTTCAAACGCCCTGAAACAGGCAGTGTGACGCAACTTTTGCAGAAGAACGGTTACTGA
- a CDS encoding CTP synthase produces the protein MEKQRPIHIALIGDHDPQITAHRAIPLALELAGERTGCDIGFQWLATDLIVDDKLLYDFDGIWCVPGSPYRNESGALRAIRFAREQRRPFLGTCGGFQHAVLEYARNVLGWANAAHGETSPEAERALLTPLSCALIETIDSLQLEVDSLIAKAYGSPTAFEGYRCRFGVNPHFEQDLLNERLHAVARDSAGYLRAVELRDHPFYVATLFQPERAALEGRVPPLVKAFVAACARKMP, from the coding sequence ATGGAAAAACAGCGTCCCATCCATATCGCCCTGATCGGCGATCATGACCCGCAAATCACCGCTCACCGAGCGATCCCCCTCGCACTTGAGCTGGCTGGCGAGCGAACCGGCTGTGACATTGGTTTCCAATGGCTGGCCACCGATCTCATCGTCGACGACAAGCTGCTTTATGACTTCGATGGCATCTGGTGCGTGCCCGGCAGTCCTTACCGGAACGAAAGCGGTGCCTTGCGAGCCATCCGTTTTGCCCGCGAGCAGCGGCGCCCTTTCCTTGGCACCTGCGGTGGTTTTCAGCATGCCGTACTGGAATATGCCCGCAACGTGTTGGGTTGGGCCAACGCCGCCCATGGCGAAACTTCTCCAGAGGCGGAACGGGCGCTGCTGACGCCGCTGAGCTGCGCCTTGATCGAAACCATCGACAGCCTTCAGCTCGAAGTGGACTCGCTGATCGCCAAGGCTTATGGCAGCCCGACAGCGTTCGAGGGTTACCGTTGCCGCTTCGGGGTCAATCCGCATTTTGAACAGGACTTGCTGAATGAGCGGCTGCACGCCGTAGCCCGGGATTCGGCCGGCTACCTGCGAGCGGTGGAGCTGCGTGATCATCCGTTTTATGTCGCGACGCTGTTCCAGCCTGAACGTGCCGCGTTGGAAGGCCGGGTGCCGCCGCTGGTCAAAGCGTTTGTCGCAGCCTGCGCGAGGAAAATGCCATGA
- a CDS encoding helix-turn-helix transcriptional regulator — protein sequence MASLAIKTTLERIAVYQFTPAHSAQARAMLGWSVEELSRESGVSVQAIRRFEAGGELLDVTRLALAFRFEAEGLVFFPGFTPGRGMNIKGATPNPMERADYAMIE from the coding sequence ATGGCCTCTCTCGCAATCAAAACCACCTTGGAACGCATCGCCGTCTATCAATTCACCCCTGCCCACAGCGCACAGGCCCGAGCCATGCTGGGGTGGAGTGTCGAGGAGCTGTCCCGTGAATCCGGCGTCTCGGTCCAGGCCATCCGACGTTTCGAGGCGGGCGGCGAGTTGCTCGATGTCACGCGCCTGGCCCTGGCGTTTCGATTCGAGGCCGAAGGCCTGGTGTTTTTCCCCGGCTTCACTCCTGGGCGCGGCATGAATATCAAGGGCGCTACGCCCAACCCGATGGAGCGGGCGGATTACGCCATGATCGAGTAG